One window of Ammospiza nelsoni isolate bAmmNel1 chromosome 12, bAmmNel1.pri, whole genome shotgun sequence genomic DNA carries:
- the LOC132078782 gene encoding opsin-5-like gives MGNASNTSAFASTLSEREDLIFGTLYLVFGIMSLSGNSLLLLVAHQKRSLLKPAELFIVNLAISDLSMTVTLFPLAASSLFAHRWLFDQAVCTLYAFCGVLFGLSSLASLTALSTVCCLKVCYPAYGSRFSHGHAMGLLLAVWAYALAFAAAPLARWGSYGPEPYGTACCVTWEPSSKEATLYILALLICCYLLPCLLILASYALILWTVWASRRALRRHRHMCPQRGNRGLHGLLLRLSITVCLGFLAAWTPYAVLALWALLGDASQVPALAFVLSAVFAKSSTLYNPLVCLLLKPTFHRFLSRDRAPLLQALCTLLCCACRGTVLQPGPARGCRSCSDVPERLSACPRCCTAPRLPGSPARRGALAVLAGGAAGQPGLRSALQVMVLLTRRCATATLYRQHRDPATPCVSPGPSRAVLPLPFDSSLQKGTGLSWCCWWAEPGKRVVASPSELRPSRSRRPPPEGGSEQRTGPQVRRHRAEAPGTARRHRERPGIAGRRGPRARQRDWGIVPPRGNSSSTTEHLRSSQRPASSSWA, from the exons ATGGGAAATGCATCCAACACCTCAGCGTTCGCCTCCACCTTATCGGAGAGAGAAGACCTGATTTTTGGCACTCTCTATTTAGTCTTTG GCATCATGTCCCTGTCTGGGaactccctgctgctgctggtggcccaTCAGAAGAGGTCCCTGCTGAAACCTGCCGAGCTCTTCATCGTCAACCTGGCCATCAGTGACCTGAGCATGACGGTGACGCTCTTCCCCCTGGCCGCCTCCTCCTTGTTTGCACACAG GTGGCTCTTTGACCAGGCTGTGTGCACGCTCTACGCCTTCTGTGGGGTCCTGTTCgggctgagcagcctggccagccTGACGGCGCTCAGCACGGTCTGCTGCCTCAAGGTCTGCTACCCGGCATATG GGAGCAGGTTCTCACACGGCCATGccatggggctgctgctggccgtGTGGGCCTACGCCCTGGCCTTCGCTGCCGCGCCCCTGGCCCGCTGGGGCAGCTACGGCCCCGAGCCCTACGGGACGGCCTGCTGCGTCACCTGGGAGCCCTCCAGCAAGGAGGCCACGCTCTACATCCTCGCCCTCCTCATCTGCTGCtacctgctgccctgcctgctcatCCTGGCGTCCTACGCGCTGATCCTGTGGACGGTGTGGGCGTCACGGAGAGCCCTGAGGAGGCACAGGCACATGTGCCCCCAGCGCGGGAACCGCGGCCTGCAcgggctgctcctcagg ctgAGCATCACCGTGTGCCTGGGGTTCCTGGCTGCCTGGACTCCCTACGCTGTGCTGGCGCTCTGGGCCCTGCTTGGGGATGCCAGCCAGGTGCCAGCGCTGGCCTTCGTGCTCTCGGCTGTCTTCGCCAAGTCCTCGACGCTCTACAACCCGCTGGTGTGCCTGCTGCTCAAGCCCACCTTCCACAGGTTCCTCTCCAGGGACagggctcctctcctgcaggcCCTGTGCACGCTCCTGTGCTGCGCCTGCCGGGGCACTGTGctccagcccggcccggcccggggctgcaggagctgcagcgaTGTTCCTGAGCGTCTCAGCgcctgccccaggtgctgcacTGCCCCCCGGCTGCCCGGCAGCCCTGCCCGGCGTGGGGCCCTGGCCGTGCTGGCCGGCGGAGCCGCGGGGCAGCCGGGGCTCAGGAGCGCGCTGCAGGTGATGGTGCTGCTCACACGGAGATG tgccacagccacgCTGTACCGGCAGCACCGGGACCCTGCCACACCCTGCGTGTCCCCCGGCCCATCCCGGGCCGTCCTGCCGCTGCCCTTCGACAGCAGCCTCCAGAAAGGGACCGGG ctctcctggtgctgctggtgggctGAGCCTGGGAAGAGGGTGGTGGCTTCGCCCTCGGAGCTGAGGCCCAGCAGG TCCCGCCGGCCGCCGCCAGAGGGCGGCAGCGAACAGCGCACCGGGCCGCAGGTGCGGCGCCACCGAGCCGAGGCACCGGGAACGGCCCGGAGGCACCGGGAACGGCCGGGAATCGCCGGGAGGCGCGGCCCTCGGGCACGGCAGCGGGACTGGGGCATTGTGCCACCCCGGGGTAACAGCAGCTCCACCACCGAACACCTGAGGAGCTCTCAGAgacctgccagcagctcctgggcgTAA